In Brevibacillus brevis NBRC 100599, a single genomic region encodes these proteins:
- a CDS encoding vWA domain-containing protein, whose amino-acid sequence MKEATLRQILVVTDGCSNSGMSPVAAAALAREQGITVNVIGVIDKSELGEKGEKEIRDIAEAGGGLCDIVYPQQLAQTVQMLTRKAMTRTIHQVVNKELKEILGDSGIEELAPDKRVQVAGMVDELGEKSSLNVVMLVDTSGSMKPKLSAVQQAIHDFSISLHSRSGHSRMAVGSFPGKQKHLDIRIPWTEKVEQAHQITSDLAMSGITPTGPAIVEAIALFEQDKLPRSLQDRYIDQDDEDDSNGMLRDHVF is encoded by the coding sequence GTGAAAGAAGCGACACTTCGTCAAATACTGGTAGTGACAGACGGTTGCTCCAACTCAGGGATGAGTCCCGTTGCTGCGGCGGCATTGGCAAGGGAGCAAGGAATTACGGTTAATGTGATTGGCGTAATCGACAAGAGTGAGCTGGGTGAGAAAGGGGAGAAGGAAATCAGGGATATTGCGGAAGCAGGAGGTGGACTCTGCGACATCGTGTACCCCCAACAGCTTGCACAAACGGTACAAATGCTGACGCGAAAAGCAATGACGCGCACCATTCATCAAGTGGTCAATAAAGAATTAAAAGAGATTTTGGGCGATTCCGGAATAGAGGAGCTGGCACCTGATAAAAGAGTGCAGGTTGCCGGAATGGTTGACGAGTTGGGTGAAAAAAGCAGCTTGAACGTCGTGATGCTGGTCGATACCTCAGGAAGTATGAAGCCAAAGCTGTCGGCTGTTCAGCAAGCGATTCACGATTTCAGTATCAGTCTGCATTCACGGAGTGGCCATAGCAGAATGGCGGTCGGTTCATTTCCGGGGAAACAAAAGCATCTCGATATCCGCATTCCGTGGACAGAAAAGGTCGAGCAGGCCCATCAAATTACGAGTGATTTGGCAATGAGCGGAATTACTCCTACAGGCCCCGCCATCGTAGAGGCAATTGCCCTGTTTGAGCAGGACAAGCTCCCACGCTCGCTGCAAGATCGTTACATCGATCAAGACGATGAGGACGACTCGAACGGAATGCTGCGTGACCATGTCTTTTAA
- a CDS encoding serine/threonine protein kinase, whose product MRTTRTECCVTMSFKAATPDLPKHFTGKWNKKSYHVLRELGRGANGTVYLVSQGGVQRAVKVGVEGMDILMEVNVLKSTQQGRDSRVGPLLCDVDDLVVNGKACTFYAMEYLQGLQLDEYIKQEGTDWVAVMMVQLLARLDVLHQHGYIFGDLKPQNVMVTQTNKQVRLIDFGGVTKLGNAVRQFTEEYDRAFWHAGDRRAEVSYDLFSTAVMMVRLTVGPETWKNSHGDPRHTILLCDIIRKSDSLYPYREPLLKAFHGKFATAKEMRAELLAVLRDSMGAKPQKSQKKARAKGNVGAGISGLFVASLLLLAGTLYYAWFM is encoded by the coding sequence ATGAGGACGACTCGAACGGAATGCTGCGTGACCATGTCTTTTAAGGCAGCCACCCCCGACCTGCCCAAGCACTTTACAGGCAAATGGAACAAAAAATCGTACCACGTCCTACGGGAGTTGGGGCGTGGTGCAAACGGGACCGTGTACTTGGTATCCCAAGGTGGCGTACAGCGCGCGGTTAAGGTCGGTGTGGAAGGCATGGATATTTTAATGGAAGTGAATGTGTTGAAAAGCACACAGCAGGGGCGGGATTCCAGAGTGGGACCGCTCCTGTGCGACGTGGATGATCTCGTTGTAAACGGGAAGGCCTGTACGTTTTATGCGATGGAGTATCTTCAAGGCTTGCAACTGGATGAATATATCAAGCAAGAGGGTACGGACTGGGTGGCTGTGATGATGGTGCAATTGCTGGCGCGGCTGGATGTTTTGCATCAGCATGGCTATATTTTTGGCGATTTGAAACCGCAGAATGTGATGGTTACCCAAACGAACAAGCAGGTACGCTTGATTGATTTCGGTGGAGTGACCAAGCTGGGCAATGCGGTTCGGCAGTTTACAGAAGAGTATGATCGAGCTTTTTGGCACGCAGGTGATAGACGGGCTGAAGTAAGTTACGACCTGTTCTCGACAGCCGTGATGATGGTGCGTCTGACGGTTGGACCGGAAACGTGGAAAAACAGCCATGGTGACCCACGTCACACGATATTACTCTGTGATATAATACGAAAAAGTGACAGCCTGTATCCTTACCGAGAGCCTCTATTGAAGGCTTTTCACGGTAAGTTTGCGACCGCGAAAGAAATGCGAGCGGAGCTGTTGGCAGTCTTGCGAGATAGCATGGGCGCCAAACCGCAAAAGTCGCAAAAGAAAGCGCGGGCGAAAGGGAATGTAGGCGCGGGCATTAGCGGTCTTTTTGTCGCCTCGTTACTCCTATTGGCTGGTACTTTGTATTACGCATGGTTTATGTGA
- a CDS encoding threonine/serine exporter family protein encodes MSSDLVMDTCLLAGSIILKNGGETYRTEETMALIAKAAGMDDVNSSATPTSIILSFRCSGFDHTRMVRTPKRTTNLNKITLVNDVSRQFVGGKINLEQAYRTLREIDQKKQIYPKWLQHLAAATASGSFAMLAGGDWGSLVPSAIAGLIVNLSQEYLEQFVRMKFFTEFSAALLGGLFALLTVTVFPQLHLSIIIIGAMLPLFPGIAITNSLRDLMAGDLVAGVSRGVEAMLTAVSVAVATAIILSFTR; translated from the coding sequence GTGTCCTCAGATTTGGTGATGGATACTTGCTTGTTGGCAGGCTCGATTATTTTGAAAAACGGTGGAGAGACTTACCGGACGGAAGAGACAATGGCATTGATCGCAAAGGCTGCTGGGATGGATGATGTAAACAGCTCGGCAACGCCCACTAGTATCATCCTGTCCTTTCGTTGCAGTGGATTCGATCATACAAGAATGGTTCGTACCCCCAAACGTACGACCAACCTCAATAAAATAACGCTCGTAAATGATGTTTCCCGACAGTTTGTCGGTGGGAAAATTAATTTGGAGCAAGCCTATCGGACGCTGCGTGAGATCGATCAGAAAAAGCAGATCTATCCGAAATGGTTGCAGCATCTAGCAGCCGCTACGGCCAGCGGCTCCTTTGCTATGCTTGCAGGGGGAGATTGGGGCAGTCTGGTTCCCTCTGCGATAGCCGGGTTGATTGTGAACCTGAGCCAGGAATATTTAGAACAGTTTGTCCGGATGAAGTTTTTTACGGAGTTTTCTGCCGCTTTACTAGGAGGACTTTTCGCGTTGTTGACCGTGACGGTCTTTCCGCAGTTGCATTTAAGCATCATTATTATTGGTGCGATGCTACCGTTGTTTCCGGGGATCGCCATCACTAACTCACTTCGAGATTTGATGGCTGGTGATTTGGTTGCAGGTGTTTCACGCGGGGTAGAAGCGATGCTGACAGCTGTCTCCGTAGCGGTAGCCACAGCCATTATTCTTTCGTTTACGAGGTGA
- a CDS encoding threonine/serine exporter family protein, with the protein MLLKGLALSFASSVAWCVLFNVPVRTIVAAGLAGVVGFLVYSILPIYGAEVLLSTFVSAAVVSLLSQLLSIILRVPSTNFSVAGIIPLVPGSLAYKAMLAFVNNDYVGGITQATKTLMVAGAIASGLIFGISVLTIWKGARYAGKRAQRD; encoded by the coding sequence ATGTTGTTAAAAGGATTGGCGCTTAGCTTCGCCTCCTCAGTAGCGTGGTGTGTGCTATTCAATGTGCCGGTTCGAACAATCGTAGCGGCTGGTTTAGCCGGAGTGGTCGGGTTTCTCGTCTACTCCATTCTTCCGATCTACGGTGCAGAGGTCTTGCTGTCGACGTTTGTTTCAGCTGCTGTTGTTTCTTTGCTCAGCCAGCTCTTATCTATTATATTGCGAGTTCCTTCTACGAATTTTAGCGTCGCAGGCATTATTCCACTGGTGCCGGGATCGTTGGCTTACAAAGCCATGCTTGCTTTTGTAAACAACGATTATGTCGGAGGGATTACTCAGGCGACCAAGACATTGATGGTGGCCGGCGCGATTGCTTCTGGACTTATATTTGGAATTTCGGTTCTGACGATCTGGAAAGGAGCCCGCTATGCTGGCAAGCGTGCGCAACGAGATTGA
- the tilS gene encoding tRNA lysidine(34) synthetase TilS, translating into MLASVRNEIEAEGLLLPGESVVVGISGGNDSTALLHILASLNKQYQYQWKLHAVHLNHGFRGEEARQDALYAEELCRELGVVFHLFEYDVPAYMEKTGLGGQEASRDIRYRLYREVGLAQGATKLALAHHADDQVETILFRFVRGSRLNGLTGMPKRRMLADCPIELVRPLLHKTRQELEGYCREHQLVPREDSSNQSRKYTRNLLRLDVMPLLEKVNDKYREHILATAEAIRQDEALLMRLANEQLKKVMIEKKPEAFLMDNDKFQTCDVALQRRMITLILSYLSKHTEWSSQHVETVLHMLGGSRPSAELHLPNDLVVDRVYERITFRRRKRQDRIHTYSYELAVPGVTWIDESKATVHITYLEGPMDWERLSANEAVFDADQLPGSLYLRNRKPGDRITLFGSANGKKLKELLIDAKFPRAWRDKLPLLTAGDEVILVPGVRRSAVAPINGQTRRFLHVRVEFGEDWREVFS; encoded by the coding sequence ATGCTGGCAAGCGTGCGCAACGAGATTGAGGCCGAGGGGCTTTTGCTTCCAGGTGAGAGCGTTGTTGTCGGAATATCCGGCGGCAACGATTCTACTGCACTGTTGCATATATTGGCTTCTCTCAATAAACAATACCAGTATCAATGGAAGCTGCATGCTGTCCATCTGAATCACGGCTTTCGTGGGGAAGAGGCAAGGCAGGATGCACTCTATGCAGAAGAACTGTGTCGTGAGCTCGGAGTGGTTTTCCACCTATTTGAGTATGACGTCCCCGCTTATATGGAAAAGACGGGATTGGGCGGGCAAGAAGCGAGTCGCGACATTCGCTATCGGCTGTATCGAGAGGTAGGTCTGGCGCAAGGAGCGACCAAGCTGGCATTGGCCCACCATGCTGACGATCAGGTGGAAACGATTCTCTTTCGATTTGTGCGAGGCAGCAGATTGAATGGACTGACAGGGATGCCGAAGCGAAGAATGCTTGCGGATTGCCCGATTGAGCTCGTGCGTCCGCTCTTGCATAAAACGCGTCAAGAACTGGAAGGCTACTGTCGGGAACATCAACTCGTCCCTCGTGAGGATAGTAGCAACCAATCGCGCAAGTATACGCGCAATTTGCTACGTCTGGATGTCATGCCCTTATTAGAAAAAGTGAATGACAAGTATCGGGAGCATATCTTGGCAACTGCAGAGGCAATTCGGCAGGACGAAGCGCTTTTAATGCGGCTGGCGAATGAGCAGTTGAAAAAGGTAATGATTGAGAAAAAACCTGAAGCATTTTTGATGGACAATGACAAGTTTCAAACTTGTGACGTTGCTTTACAAAGGAGAATGATTACTCTAATATTAAGTTATCTCTCAAAACATACCGAATGGTCTTCGCAACATGTGGAGACCGTTTTGCACATGCTAGGGGGAAGTCGCCCTTCTGCGGAATTGCATTTGCCCAATGACCTGGTAGTCGACCGGGTGTACGAGCGAATCACTTTTCGTCGTAGAAAGCGACAGGATCGCATACATACGTATAGTTACGAACTCGCCGTTCCTGGTGTAACCTGGATCGACGAAAGCAAGGCCACGGTACATATTACTTACCTGGAAGGTCCCATGGATTGGGAGCGACTCTCGGCGAATGAAGCGGTCTTTGATGCCGATCAGTTGCCAGGATCGCTGTATTTGCGTAACCGAAAACCTGGAGACCGCATCACCCTGTTTGGCTCAGCAAATGGAAAAAAGCTAAAGGAATTATTGATTGATGCCAAATTTCCACGAGCATGGCGTGACAAGCTTCCGCTTTTGACGGCGGGGGATGAGGTGATTTTGGTACCAGGTGTGCGCCGTTCCGCCGTAGCGCCTATCAATGGACAGACCAGGCGTTTTCTACACGTGCGGGTAGAGTTTGGAGAAGATTGGCGGGAGGTTTTTTCATGA
- the hpt gene encoding hypoxanthine phosphoribosyltransferase, with translation MNQDIEKILLSEEDIAGKVRELGETLAAEYKDKNPLVICVLKGAVIFMADLIRHMSIPCEMDFMAVSSYGSGTESSGMVKILKDLDTSVENRHVLVVEDIMDSGLTLSRLVELLRHREAASVKVVTLLNKPERRKVDISPDYKGYDVPDEFVVGYGLDYAEHYRNLPYIGVLKPEVYTK, from the coding sequence ATGAATCAAGACATCGAGAAGATTTTGCTATCAGAAGAGGATATTGCAGGTAAAGTTCGAGAACTGGGTGAGACGCTGGCTGCAGAATACAAGGATAAAAATCCATTGGTCATCTGCGTGCTGAAAGGCGCAGTCATTTTTATGGCTGATCTGATCCGTCACATGAGCATTCCCTGCGAAATGGACTTTATGGCAGTTTCCAGCTACGGAAGTGGAACAGAGTCCTCTGGCATGGTGAAAATCTTGAAGGATCTCGATACATCTGTGGAAAACAGACACGTACTGGTTGTAGAAGACATCATGGACAGTGGACTGACACTGAGTCGCTTGGTAGAGCTGTTGCGCCATCGGGAAGCTGCTTCTGTAAAAGTGGTGACTCTCCTGAACAAACCAGAGCGTCGCAAGGTGGATATTTCACCGGATTACAAGGGTTACGATGTTCCAGACGAATTCGTTGTGGGATATGGCTTGGACTATGCCGAGCACTACCGTAATCTGCCTTATATCGGTGTATTGAAGCCTGAGGTCTACACGAAGTAG
- the ftsH gene encoding ATP-dependent zinc metalloprotease FtsH, whose amino-acid sequence MNRFFRNTGFYLLIFLVTVGIVNFILSGTDKVGKLTYQEFRVQLKADNVTDLSIRPENGTYRVEGTLAKAIPGQESNKFFTNVFLYDSDIIKLVEEKIDAQKMKNVVVNPAEGNSIWLTFLTSIIPFVIIFILFFFLLNNAQGGGSRVMNFGKSRAKLYNEEKKRVTFDDVAGADEEKAELEEVVDFLKDNRKFNAVGARIPKGVLLVGPPGTGKTLLARAVAGEAGVPFFSISGSDFVEMFVGVGASRVRDLFENAKKNAPCIIFIDEIDAVGRQRGAGLGGGHDEREQTLNQLLVEMDGFGGNEGIIMIAATNRPDILDPALLRPGRFDRQITVDRPDIKGREAVLKVHARNKPIGEDVKLEVIARGTSGFTGADLENLLNEAALLTARRNKKQITMTEVDEAIDRVIAGPAKKSRVVSEDERRLVAFHEAGHTIIGYHLRNAEMVHKVTIIPRGQAGGYTVMLPKEDRFFATKTDLLDKIVGLLGGRVAEELVLGDISTGAHNDFQRATAIARSMITEYGMSKLGPMQFGKSQGQVFLGRDYGNERNYSDKIAYEIDQEMQSIINECYAKCTELLTKHRDQLDLIANTLLRVETLDAEQIKQLIETGKMDNDPDANKDVVVNIQPKLEEVKEESKQEDTNEEPKQ is encoded by the coding sequence ATGAATCGCTTTTTTCGTAATACCGGGTTCTACCTACTGATTTTTCTTGTCACGGTCGGGATCGTGAATTTCATCCTCTCCGGTACTGATAAGGTTGGGAAACTTACATATCAGGAATTCCGGGTACAGCTAAAAGCTGACAACGTCACCGATTTGTCTATTCGACCTGAAAATGGTACTTACAGAGTAGAGGGTACGTTGGCTAAAGCTATTCCGGGACAGGAAAGCAACAAATTCTTCACCAATGTTTTTTTGTATGACTCAGATATTATTAAGCTAGTCGAAGAGAAAATTGATGCACAAAAGATGAAGAATGTAGTTGTTAATCCTGCCGAGGGTAACAGTATTTGGCTCACGTTCTTGACCTCTATCATTCCTTTTGTCATCATCTTCATCCTGTTTTTCTTTCTTCTGAATAATGCCCAAGGTGGCGGAAGCCGAGTAATGAACTTCGGTAAAAGCCGCGCGAAGCTTTACAACGAAGAAAAGAAACGCGTTACTTTTGACGACGTAGCAGGAGCGGACGAAGAAAAGGCTGAGCTGGAGGAAGTCGTTGACTTCCTGAAAGACAACCGCAAGTTCAATGCGGTTGGCGCTCGTATTCCAAAAGGGGTACTGCTCGTAGGTCCTCCGGGTACAGGTAAAACCTTGCTCGCGCGTGCTGTTGCAGGCGAAGCTGGTGTGCCATTCTTCAGCATCTCCGGTTCTGACTTCGTGGAAATGTTCGTTGGGGTAGGTGCATCCCGCGTACGTGACCTGTTTGAAAATGCTAAGAAAAATGCTCCTTGCATTATCTTTATTGACGAGATTGACGCCGTGGGTCGTCAACGCGGAGCTGGACTCGGCGGCGGACACGACGAACGCGAGCAAACTCTCAACCAGTTGCTCGTAGAGATGGACGGTTTTGGTGGAAACGAAGGGATCATCATGATCGCTGCGACCAACCGACCTGACATTCTCGACCCAGCTCTCTTGCGTCCGGGACGTTTTGACCGTCAAATTACAGTTGATCGTCCTGATATCAAAGGCCGTGAAGCGGTACTGAAGGTTCATGCCCGCAACAAGCCGATTGGCGAAGACGTGAAGCTGGAAGTGATTGCTCGTGGTACATCGGGCTTCACAGGTGCAGATTTGGAGAACTTGCTGAATGAAGCGGCTCTCTTGACTGCCCGCAGAAACAAAAAGCAAATCACGATGACGGAAGTAGACGAAGCGATTGACCGCGTGATTGCAGGTCCAGCGAAGAAGTCTCGCGTAGTGAGCGAAGACGAGCGCCGTCTGGTTGCCTTCCACGAAGCTGGTCATACGATCATCGGCTACCACTTGAGAAATGCAGAAATGGTACATAAGGTAACAATCATTCCGCGCGGCCAAGCTGGCGGATACACCGTGATGCTGCCGAAGGAAGACCGTTTCTTTGCTACCAAAACAGACCTGCTCGACAAAATCGTCGGCCTGTTGGGTGGACGTGTTGCGGAAGAATTGGTGCTCGGGGATATTAGTACCGGGGCGCATAATGACTTCCAACGCGCGACTGCTATCGCTCGCAGCATGATTACCGAATACGGAATGAGCAAGCTCGGACCGATGCAATTCGGTAAGAGTCAAGGTCAGGTATTCCTGGGCCGTGACTATGGCAATGAGCGTAACTACTCCGATAAGATTGCGTACGAGATCGATCAAGAAATGCAAAGCATTATCAACGAGTGCTACGCAAAGTGTACAGAATTGCTGACGAAGCACCGTGACCAGCTCGATCTGATTGCGAACACGCTGCTCCGTGTTGAGACTCTCGATGCTGAACAGATCAAGCAATTGATCGAAACAGGTAAAATGGATAACGATCCAGATGCAAATAAAGATGTGGTCGTGAACATTCAACCGAAGCTGGAAGAAGTAAAAGAAGAATCAAAGCAAGAAGATACAAACGAAGAACCGAAACAATAA
- a CDS encoding Cof-type HAD-IIB family hydrolase — MLLTPGMVAFDMDGTLLTHDSKLTEGTKEALRQLQQQGCKLVLSTGRMYGSAQIPIDSFPFDGYVCSNGGTVFEGDGTLVRQWLLPTEMVIGAIHALRQETIYYELHDTNSNRWMIKEDRERLEATMSEDASVEGFSILSFPYYRLARVEPLAEVLEKVESGEVEIVKFFVWHQDPDRLEWVKEQLKPWSEQVTITSSGKQNVEVIPQGVSKWEGLQYFCEKWGISPEKVMAFGDAENDREALTGAGYSVAMENASDEIKQVAKYIAPHHNEEGVARFIRERVLGEKGE, encoded by the coding sequence ATGTTGCTTACACCAGGCATGGTTGCATTTGACATGGATGGAACCTTACTGACTCACGATTCAAAGCTCACAGAAGGAACGAAAGAAGCACTTCGCCAATTACAACAGCAAGGCTGCAAGCTCGTTTTGTCTACGGGCAGGATGTATGGCTCCGCTCAAATTCCGATCGATTCCTTTCCTTTTGACGGCTATGTCTGTAGCAATGGCGGCACTGTTTTCGAGGGGGATGGCACGCTGGTCCGTCAATGGCTCCTTCCCACTGAGATGGTAATCGGTGCGATCCATGCACTGAGGCAAGAAACGATTTATTATGAGCTTCATGATACGAATAGCAATCGCTGGATGATCAAAGAAGACCGTGAACGTTTGGAAGCGACCATGAGTGAGGACGCATCTGTAGAAGGATTCTCGATTTTGAGTTTTCCTTATTACAGACTCGCACGCGTAGAGCCTTTGGCAGAAGTACTGGAAAAAGTAGAGTCAGGGGAAGTAGAAATCGTCAAGTTCTTCGTCTGGCATCAAGACCCGGATCGTCTGGAGTGGGTGAAAGAGCAGCTAAAGCCTTGGAGCGAGCAAGTGACTATCACTTCATCCGGCAAGCAGAATGTCGAAGTAATTCCTCAAGGGGTTTCCAAATGGGAAGGGCTTCAATACTTTTGTGAGAAATGGGGAATCTCCCCTGAGAAAGTGATGGCATTTGGCGATGCAGAAAACGATCGTGAGGCATTGACGGGCGCAGGATATTCCGTCGCGATGGAAAACGCTTCTGACGAAATCAAGCAGGTAGCCAAATATATCGCCCCACACCATAATGAGGAAGGCGTTGCCCGCTTTATTCGGGAGCGTGTTCTTGGAGAAAAAGGCGAGTAA
- the nadA gene encoding quinolinate synthase NadA — MDALALEKKAQRNAELRERLLQLKKERNAIILAHFYQRPEIQEVADFIGDSFGLAQKAKETDADVILFCGVHFMGESAKILNPQKTVIIPDERAGCPMADMVNVDGLRKLKAQHPNAKVVAYINTSADVKAETYICCTSSNAKRVIESIDSDEIIWVPDKNLGHYVSQFTDKKMIIWEGYCNTHDQLSVEDIMTLKQQHPEAVVVVHPECRPEVVSLADYVGSTTGILKYCRESSHKEFIIGTEDGTRYMLEKDSPDKTFIFASKYLVCPNMKVNNLKKCVEALENMKPEIFVPEDVADAARASLERMLAVAPA; from the coding sequence ATGGACGCTTTAGCGTTAGAAAAAAAAGCCCAGCGCAACGCTGAGTTACGTGAACGACTGCTACAGCTGAAGAAAGAGCGTAATGCCATCATTCTTGCTCACTTTTACCAACGCCCCGAGATTCAGGAGGTCGCTGACTTCATTGGCGATTCCTTTGGATTGGCGCAGAAAGCAAAAGAAACGGATGCCGATGTGATTTTGTTCTGTGGGGTTCACTTCATGGGAGAAAGTGCAAAAATTCTCAATCCCCAGAAGACCGTCATTATTCCTGATGAACGGGCTGGCTGTCCGATGGCGGACATGGTGAACGTAGATGGACTGCGCAAGCTCAAAGCACAGCATCCAAATGCAAAAGTAGTGGCTTACATCAATACTTCTGCGGATGTTAAAGCCGAAACTTACATCTGCTGTACGTCGTCCAACGCGAAGCGCGTGATCGAGTCGATCGACAGCGATGAGATCATTTGGGTGCCGGACAAAAACCTCGGCCACTATGTATCCCAATTCACGGACAAAAAAATGATTATTTGGGAAGGGTACTGCAATACGCATGACCAACTGTCTGTAGAAGACATCATGACGTTGAAGCAGCAGCACCCAGAGGCTGTGGTTGTCGTTCATCCGGAGTGCCGCCCAGAAGTGGTATCCCTGGCTGACTACGTTGGTTCCACGACCGGAATTTTGAAATACTGCCGTGAGTCTTCGCACAAGGAGTTTATCATTGGAACGGAAGACGGCACACGCTACATGCTGGAAAAGGACAGCCCGGACAAAACGTTCATTTTCGCTTCCAAGTACCTCGTTTGCCCGAATATGAAGGTGAACAACCTGAAGAAGTGCGTCGAGGCGCTGGAGAATATGAAGCCGGAGATTTTTGTGCCAGAGGATGTTGCTGATGCGGCACGTGCTTCCTTGGAGCGTATGCTTGCGGTAGCGCCTGCTTAA
- a CDS encoding PCYCGC domain-containing protein, producing MKRKSWLAITFITAALLNGCGSTDQAEQNHSDHTQHAPNGDLQELTASADQLPKFLDNQDPVIIDSYKVAAANRELLKSIPCYCGCGESAGHGHNGNCFIKEEKSDGSIVWDDHGTRCGVCMEIAVISGKLKAEGKSTKEIRTYIDQTYGQGYGKPTPTPMPS from the coding sequence ATGAAACGTAAATCATGGTTAGCCATTACTTTTATCACCGCAGCTCTGCTTAATGGCTGTGGCTCTACTGATCAAGCTGAACAGAATCATAGCGATCATACGCAGCACGCCCCCAATGGAGATTTGCAGGAATTGACTGCTTCCGCTGATCAGCTACCAAAATTTTTAGACAACCAAGACCCTGTCATTATCGATTCCTACAAAGTTGCTGCCGCAAATCGTGAGCTGCTCAAATCCATTCCATGCTATTGTGGTTGTGGTGAAAGTGCTGGACACGGGCATAATGGCAACTGCTTCATCAAAGAAGAAAAGTCTGATGGCTCCATTGTCTGGGATGACCACGGTACTCGCTGCGGTGTATGCATGGAAATCGCTGTTATTTCCGGCAAGCTGAAAGCAGAAGGCAAATCTACAAAAGAAATTCGTACCTACATAGACCAAACCTACGGGCAAGGCTACGGAAAACCAACTCCTACCCCGATGCCTTCCTAA
- a CDS encoding metal ABC transporter substrate-binding protein — protein sequence MKRAMLAALSFITAVGLVGCGAANETAGTPQAGNEASGKPKVYTTIYPLEYVAKRIGGEHVEVTNLVPAGVEPHDYEPTAKDMVALSGADIFAYNGSGLELWVEKAVTNLDKNKTTIVNATEGLEMIRAAEHEHEGEGHTEEAGHDHGDLDPHVWLDPMQLKAQAEKVKNTLVQKDQAHAADYEKNYTQLATDLEQLDKDFKDMVTQAPKKEFMVSHSAFSYMAKRYGLEQVAISGVNPSDEPSTTELKSLVEHVKEHNISYVLFETLVSPKVAEVIAKEAGVKTATLNPLEGLTEDDVKAGRDYLSIMRDNMNTLKTALQ from the coding sequence ATGAAAAGAGCGATGTTAGCAGCCCTCAGTTTCATTACGGCAGTGGGGTTGGTTGGATGTGGAGCAGCAAACGAAACGGCTGGGACTCCGCAAGCTGGCAATGAAGCGTCAGGGAAGCCAAAAGTATACACGACGATTTATCCATTGGAATATGTAGCGAAGCGAATCGGCGGTGAACACGTGGAGGTAACGAATCTGGTTCCCGCTGGCGTAGAGCCTCACGACTACGAACCAACCGCAAAAGATATGGTTGCTCTTTCTGGAGCAGATATCTTCGCTTATAACGGCAGTGGTTTGGAGCTGTGGGTAGAGAAGGCTGTAACTAACCTCGACAAAAACAAGACAACGATCGTAAATGCGACGGAAGGTCTCGAGATGATTCGTGCAGCTGAGCATGAGCATGAAGGAGAAGGCCACACAGAAGAAGCAGGTCATGACCACGGGGATCTGGACCCTCATGTCTGGCTCGATCCGATGCAACTGAAGGCACAGGCGGAGAAGGTCAAAAATACACTCGTGCAAAAGGATCAGGCGCACGCTGCTGATTACGAAAAGAACTACACACAATTAGCAACAGACCTGGAACAGCTGGATAAAGATTTTAAAGATATGGTTACGCAAGCACCGAAGAAAGAATTCATGGTTTCTCATAGCGCATTCAGCTATATGGCAAAACGATACGGGCTGGAGCAAGTAGCGATCTCTGGGGTCAATCCTTCTGATGAGCCATCCACAACAGAGTTGAAGAGCTTGGTGGAGCATGTAAAGGAACACAACATTTCTTATGTGCTGTTCGAGACATTGGTTTCTCCGAAGGTAGCGGAAGTGATTGCGAAGGAAGCTGGCGTGAAGACGGCTACGCTTAATCCGTTGGAAGGTTTGACGGAAGATGATGTAAAGGCGGGTCGTGATTACTTGTCTATCATGCGCGACAATATGAATACATTAAAGACTGCACTCCAATAA